A single region of the Nocardioides aurantiacus genome encodes:
- a CDS encoding MarR family winged helix-turn-helix transcriptional regulator: protein MSNHDLQDLSNELVVLTARLVRVVRRNDVGVPAASTRVLSLLDELGPATVSALAEADRCRQPTMTGLVKGLTDKGWVDRSPHPDDARSTLVALNEAGRAQLTEVRARNAALVADRTASAGLSPEDLATAVAVLRELVS, encoded by the coding sequence GTGAGCAACCATGACCTGCAGGACCTCAGCAACGAGTTGGTGGTCCTCACCGCCCGGCTGGTGCGCGTCGTACGCCGCAACGATGTCGGCGTCCCGGCCGCGAGCACCCGCGTGCTGAGCCTGCTCGACGAGCTCGGACCCGCCACGGTGAGCGCGCTCGCCGAGGCCGACCGCTGCCGCCAGCCGACGATGACCGGGCTGGTCAAGGGCCTCACCGACAAGGGCTGGGTCGATCGCTCCCCCCACCCCGACGACGCCCGCTCGACCCTGGTCGCGCTGAACGAGGCGGGCCGGGCGCAGCTCACCGAGGTGCGCGCGCGCAACGCCGCCCTCGTCGCCGACCGCACCGCGTCGGCCGGGCTCTCGCCGGAAGACCTCGCCACCGCGGTGGCGGTCCTGCGCGAGCTCGTCTCCTGA
- a CDS encoding TetR/AcrR family transcriptional regulator, with the protein MSPASLRRRLTGSSRRALLDAAQAQFTEHGYRGTSLDAVVAAADLTKGALYHHFSGKQAVFEAVFAQVEADATQTVRDAVAGVDDPWEAALAGLRAFLVVVRQPTYQRVVMQEGPAILGHERFREQEERSSYSLVREVVGRVLEVSGDDLDDAMRETFSRIIFGAVQAAGEDVSTAPDPAAAVRRVEAAIGFLLLGVRQLAEQGVTLTDPGQPD; encoded by the coding sequence GTGTCCCCCGCCTCGCTGCGCCGGCGTCTCACCGGCTCCTCCCGCCGCGCCCTGCTCGACGCGGCGCAGGCGCAGTTCACCGAGCACGGCTACCGCGGCACCAGCCTGGACGCCGTCGTCGCGGCGGCCGACCTCACCAAGGGCGCGCTCTACCACCACTTCAGCGGCAAGCAGGCCGTCTTCGAGGCGGTCTTCGCGCAGGTCGAGGCCGACGCAACCCAGACGGTCCGCGACGCCGTGGCCGGGGTGGACGACCCGTGGGAGGCCGCCCTGGCCGGCCTGCGCGCCTTCCTCGTCGTGGTCCGGCAGCCGACCTACCAGCGCGTGGTGATGCAGGAGGGGCCGGCGATCCTCGGCCACGAGCGGTTCCGCGAGCAGGAGGAGCGCTCCAGCTACTCCCTGGTGCGCGAGGTGGTGGGACGGGTGCTGGAGGTCTCCGGCGACGACCTCGACGACGCCATGCGCGAGACCTTCAGCCGCATCATCTTCGGCGCCGTGCAGGCGGCCGGCGAGGACGTGAGCACCGCCCCCGACCCCGCCGCGGCCGTACGACGCGTCGAGGCGGCCATCGGCTTCCTGCTGCTCGGCGTCCGCCAGCTCGCCGAGCAGGGCGTGACGCTCACCGACCCCGGTCAGCCCGACTGA
- a CDS encoding DUF3048 domain-containing protein: MTPPGRPSAAVPRRRASLLAGLLAAGLVGLTACSAAPDAEKEPASQPVSGGTELAALWPLTGRPVTERTPDHPVVVAKVDNTRASAPQVGLAQADLITEELVEGGMTRLAVMFYEDVPAVVGPVRSMRATDIGIVKPTLGIVAASGAAPSTLKRVRDAGIVAFDDLTGTGYYRDAARTKPYDLMVRLPALVASLSEDPVVPPSYLPWGSEADFPGGTRARSLDAVFSDEHTTSWRFARGKYVNDNSFAAQGQRFDPDTLLVLRVRQRDAGYLDPAGNRVPETVFAGSGEAMLLHGGELVRGTWTKRRPGGPLRLQTETGPLSVPAGRTWIELVPTDEDGGRVSVGQSG, from the coding sequence ATGACGCCCCCCGGACGCCCGTCCGCCGCCGTGCCGCGGCGCCGCGCGTCGCTCCTCGCCGGCCTGCTCGCCGCCGGGCTGGTCGGCCTGACCGCCTGCAGCGCCGCTCCGGACGCCGAGAAGGAGCCGGCGTCGCAGCCGGTGTCCGGCGGCACCGAGCTGGCTGCGCTGTGGCCGCTCACCGGCCGCCCGGTCACCGAGCGCACCCCCGACCACCCGGTCGTGGTGGCCAAGGTCGACAACACCCGCGCCAGCGCCCCGCAGGTCGGGCTGGCCCAGGCCGACCTGATCACCGAGGAGCTCGTCGAGGGCGGCATGACCCGGCTGGCGGTGATGTTCTACGAGGACGTCCCCGCGGTGGTCGGCCCGGTGCGCTCGATGCGTGCCACCGACATCGGGATCGTCAAGCCGACCCTCGGCATCGTCGCCGCGAGCGGCGCGGCGCCGTCGACGCTGAAGCGGGTGCGCGACGCCGGCATCGTCGCCTTCGACGACCTCACCGGCACCGGCTACTACCGCGACGCGGCACGGACCAAGCCCTACGACCTCATGGTCAGGCTGCCGGCGCTGGTCGCGTCGCTGAGCGAGGACCCCGTGGTGCCGCCGAGCTACCTGCCGTGGGGGAGCGAGGCCGACTTCCCGGGCGGGACCCGGGCGCGCAGCCTCGACGCGGTCTTCAGCGACGAGCACACCACCTCGTGGCGCTTCGCGCGCGGGAAGTACGTCAACGACAACAGCTTCGCCGCCCAGGGTCAGCGCTTCGACCCCGACACCCTGCTGGTGCTGCGGGTGCGGCAGCGCGACGCGGGCTACCTCGACCCCGCCGGCAACCGCGTGCCCGAGACGGTCTTCGCCGGGAGCGGCGAGGCGATGCTCCTGCACGGCGGCGAGCTGGTGCGCGGCACGTGGACCAAGCGTCGGCCCGGCGGGCCGTTGCGGCTGCAGACCGAGACGGGGCCGCTGAGCGTGCCTGCGGGGCGCACCTGGATCGAGCTGGTGCCCACCGACGAGGACGGCGGTCGGGTCTCGGTCGGTCAGTCGGGCTGA
- a CDS encoding ABC transporter ATP-binding protein: protein MTSSAATGATALLRAHALRKSFGRTEALRGASVEVAQGEVVALTGPSGSGKSTLLLCLAGVLRPEAGSVTHDGTRLDDLPEAARTRLRRREFGLVLQFGQLVPELSAVQNVMVPLLMERHGRAAARTAALAWLDRLGAGGLADALPGDLSGGESQRVAMARALVTGPSIVFADEPTGALDRVSGEEVMEVLVSTARSTGAAVLLVTHDNRVAAYADREVVLRDGAVEDPAAVR from the coding sequence ATGACCAGCTCTGCTGCGACAGGCGCCACGGCGCTGCTGCGGGCGCACGCCCTGCGCAAGTCCTTCGGCCGCACCGAGGCCCTGCGCGGCGCCTCGGTCGAGGTCGCCCAGGGCGAGGTGGTGGCCCTGACCGGCCCGTCCGGCAGTGGCAAGTCGACGCTGCTGCTGTGCCTGGCCGGGGTGCTCCGCCCCGAGGCCGGCTCGGTCACCCATGACGGCACACGGCTCGACGACCTGCCCGAGGCGGCGCGAACGCGGCTGCGGCGCCGCGAGTTCGGGCTGGTGCTGCAGTTCGGCCAGCTGGTGCCCGAGCTGAGCGCCGTGCAGAACGTCATGGTCCCGCTGCTGATGGAGCGGCACGGCCGCGCCGCCGCCCGCACCGCCGCGCTGGCGTGGCTGGACCGGCTCGGTGCCGGCGGCCTGGCCGACGCGCTGCCCGGCGACCTCTCGGGCGGGGAGTCCCAGCGGGTCGCGATGGCCCGCGCCCTGGTGACGGGGCCGTCGATCGTCTTCGCCGACGAGCCGACGGGTGCGCTCGACCGGGTCAGCGGCGAGGAGGTCATGGAGGTGCTGGTCTCGACCGCGCGGTCCACCGGTGCCGCGGTGCTGCTGGTGACGCACGACAACCGCGTCGCGGCGTACGCCGATCGCGAGGTCGTGCTGCGCGACGGTGCCGTCGAGGACCCGGCGGCCGTGCGGTGA
- a CDS encoding MFS transporter has translation MLKQPRAVWAVAFACVIAFMGIGLVDPILKSIAAQLDATPSQVSLMFTSYMAIMGIAMLVTGVVSSRIGAKRTLLSGLVLIIVFAALAGASDSVSAIVAFRAGWGLGNALFVATALATIVMSARGSTGQAIILFEAALGIGIASGPLIGGVLGEQSWRAPFFGVSVLMVIALVGTAIFLPSTPPTGRRTSLADPFKALTHTPLLIVAVTAIFYNIGFFTILAAGPFALPELGIIEIGWVYFGWGLLVALVSVVVAPLVQRAIGTVPAILATLVLFTADLAVMAIWADHPTVVIVGIVASGAFIGSNNTLITEAVMGAAPVERPVASAAYSFVRFTGGAVGPYVALRLFGSEAAPHVHAPFWFGAVMVAIGVVVLAVGARTVAATTRHGETAEEAQRDEAEAVLVGDLD, from the coding sequence ATGCTGAAGCAACCACGCGCCGTCTGGGCGGTCGCGTTCGCCTGCGTCATCGCCTTCATGGGCATCGGCCTGGTCGACCCGATCCTGAAGTCCATCGCCGCCCAGCTGGACGCCACGCCGAGCCAGGTCTCGCTGATGTTCACCAGCTACATGGCGATCATGGGCATCGCGATGCTGGTCACCGGCGTCGTCTCGAGCCGCATCGGCGCCAAGCGCACGCTGCTCTCGGGGCTCGTGCTCATCATCGTGTTCGCCGCGCTGGCCGGCGCCTCGGACTCGGTCAGCGCGATCGTGGCGTTCCGCGCCGGCTGGGGCCTGGGCAACGCGCTCTTCGTCGCCACCGCGCTGGCCACCATCGTGATGTCGGCCCGGGGCTCGACCGGTCAGGCGATCATCCTGTTCGAGGCGGCGCTGGGCATCGGCATTGCCTCCGGCCCGCTCATCGGCGGGGTCCTGGGCGAGCAGTCCTGGCGCGCGCCGTTCTTCGGCGTCTCGGTGCTGATGGTGATCGCACTCGTCGGCACGGCGATCTTCCTGCCGAGCACCCCGCCGACGGGGCGTCGTACGTCACTCGCGGACCCGTTCAAGGCCCTCACCCACACCCCGCTGCTGATCGTCGCGGTCACCGCGATCTTCTACAACATCGGCTTCTTCACCATCCTCGCCGCGGGCCCGTTCGCGCTGCCCGAGCTCGGCATCATCGAGATCGGCTGGGTCTACTTCGGCTGGGGCCTGCTGGTCGCCCTCGTCTCCGTGGTCGTCGCCCCGCTCGTGCAGCGGGCGATCGGCACCGTGCCGGCCATCCTGGCCACGCTCGTGCTGTTCACCGCCGACCTCGCGGTGATGGCGATCTGGGCCGACCACCCGACCGTCGTCATCGTCGGGATCGTCGCCTCGGGTGCCTTCATCGGCAGCAACAACACCCTCATCACCGAGGCCGTGATGGGTGCGGCGCCGGTCGAGCGGCCGGTCGCGTCCGCGGCGTACTCCTTCGTCCGGTTCACCGGTGGCGCCGTCGGCCCCTACGTCGCGCTGCGGCTCTTCGGCTCCGAGGCCGCCCCGCACGTCCACGCGCCGTTCTGGTTCGGCGCGGTCATGGTCGCGATCGGTGTCGTGGTGCTGGCCGTGGGCGCCCGCACCGTCGCTGCCACCACCCGCCACGGGGAGACCGCCGAGGAGGCGCAGCGCGACGAGGCCGAGGCGGTCCTCGTCGGCGACCTCGACTGA
- a CDS encoding 1-aminocyclopropane-1-carboxylate deaminase: MRLHDFERYPLTFGPSPVHRLDRLTDHLGGAAVWAKREDVSSGLAYGGNKTRKLEYIVPDVLASGADTLVSIGGYQSNHTRQVAAVAAKLGLGCRLVQERWVDWDDPVNDKVGNILLSRIMGADVRLDDSGFDIGIRASWEDALREVEESGGTPYAIPAGASEHRLGGLGFANWAFEVAEQERELGVFFDTVVVCTVTGSTHAGMVAGFAALEDLTGRRRRVIGIDASATLEKTRAQVARIARHTAELIELGRDLRDDEITVLEGWAGDLYGIPVESTIEAIRLSGRLEGMIIDPVYEGKSMAGLVDLVTSGDIPRDSTVLYAHLGGQPALNAYSGIFEG, encoded by the coding sequence ATGAGGCTGCACGACTTCGAGCGCTACCCGCTGACCTTCGGCCCGAGCCCGGTCCACCGGCTCGACCGCCTCACCGACCACCTCGGCGGCGCCGCGGTCTGGGCCAAGCGGGAGGACGTCAGCTCCGGCCTGGCGTACGGCGGCAACAAGACCCGCAAGCTGGAGTACATCGTCCCCGACGTGCTCGCCTCCGGCGCCGACACGCTGGTCTCGATCGGTGGCTACCAGTCCAACCACACCCGCCAGGTCGCCGCCGTCGCCGCCAAGCTCGGGCTGGGCTGCCGGCTCGTGCAGGAGCGGTGGGTCGACTGGGACGACCCGGTCAACGACAAGGTCGGCAACATCCTGCTCTCGCGGATCATGGGCGCCGACGTGCGCCTCGACGACAGCGGCTTCGACATCGGCATCCGCGCCTCGTGGGAGGACGCGCTGCGCGAGGTCGAGGAGTCCGGCGGCACGCCGTACGCCATCCCGGCCGGCGCCTCGGAGCACCGCCTCGGCGGGCTGGGGTTCGCCAACTGGGCCTTCGAGGTGGCCGAGCAGGAGCGTGAGCTGGGCGTCTTCTTCGACACCGTCGTGGTCTGCACCGTCACCGGATCGACCCACGCCGGCATGGTCGCCGGCTTCGCCGCGCTCGAGGACCTCACCGGACGGCGGCGCCGGGTGATCGGCATCGACGCCTCCGCGACGCTGGAGAAGACCCGCGCCCAAGTGGCCCGGATCGCCCGCCACACCGCGGAGCTGATCGAGCTCGGCCGCGACCTGCGCGACGACGAGATCACCGTGCTGGAGGGCTGGGCCGGCGACCTCTACGGCATCCCGGTCGAGTCCACGATCGAGGCCATCCGGCTCAGCGGGCGGCTCGAAGGGATGATCATCGACCCCGTCTACGAGGGGAAGTCGATGGCCGGCCTCGTCGACCTCGTCACCAGCGGCGACATCCCCCGCGACTCGACCGTGCTCTACGCCCACCTCGGCGGCCAGCCGGCGCTCAACGCCTACAGCGGGATCTTCGAGGGATAG
- a CDS encoding GntR family transcriptional regulator, whose amino-acid sequence MPLTSTPVPRRLLRDDVHDRLRDALVSGDLAPGEQLRDGELAEQLGVSRTPVREALLRLERAGLVATVPGRSTVVTTPDARTLREASAVVAAMHELAVREAAPLLTAPDLEEMRRAGEAFAAAIAAGDVEAALAADDVLHGVPVRVAGNRAVADVLDQHTPSVRRAERLRFASLAGHDSVVRHARLLDHLAAGRADDAAAVERETWRCLDHLVDLTPDPTTTGPATPDPTTTDPATTEEHPA is encoded by the coding sequence ATGCCGCTCACCTCCACCCCCGTCCCGCGGCGACTGCTGCGCGACGACGTCCACGACCGGCTGCGCGACGCGCTGGTCAGCGGCGACCTGGCGCCGGGCGAGCAGCTGCGTGACGGTGAGCTCGCCGAGCAGCTCGGGGTCAGCCGTACGCCGGTCCGCGAGGCGCTGCTCCGCCTCGAGCGCGCCGGCCTCGTCGCCACCGTCCCCGGCCGCTCCACCGTGGTCACCACCCCGGACGCGCGCACCCTGCGGGAGGCCAGCGCCGTGGTCGCGGCGATGCACGAGCTGGCCGTCCGCGAGGCCGCTCCCCTGCTGACCGCGCCCGACCTGGAGGAGATGCGCCGGGCCGGCGAGGCGTTCGCCGCGGCGATCGCGGCCGGCGACGTCGAGGCCGCCCTCGCCGCCGACGACGTGCTGCACGGCGTGCCCGTCCGCGTCGCCGGCAACCGCGCCGTGGCCGACGTCCTCGACCAGCACACCCCGTCCGTACGCCGCGCCGAACGGCTGCGCTTCGCCTCGCTGGCCGGCCACGACTCGGTCGTCCGGCACGCCCGGCTGCTCGACCACCTCGCCGCCGGCCGCGCCGACGACGCCGCCGCCGTCGAGCGCGAGACCTGGCGATGCCTCGACCACCTGGTCGACCTGACCCCCGACCCCACCACCACCGGCCCCGCCACCCCCGACCCCACTACCACCGACCCCGCCACCACCGAGGAGCACCCCGCATGA
- a CDS encoding DEAD/DEAH box helicase, with amino-acid sequence MTEAHPPAQIDLSPAYPGRAAWGTAGSLRAWQTAALASYAERNPRDFLAVATPGAGKTTFALTVANELLQRRVVERVTVVAPTEHLKTQWAEAAAKVGMALDPEYGGKKGRTSADFVGVALTYAGVAANPLAHRIRTERFNTLVILDEVHHAGDARAWGEAVREAFEPARRRLALTGTPFRSDVNPIPFVTYAPGEDGVPRSVADYTYGYAHALADHVVRPVLFLAYSGAMQWRTRAGDEVAARLGEPLTKDLTAQALRTALDPTGSWMPSVLQAADRRLSEVRRHVPDAGGLVIATDQTSARAYARLLTEITGDKPTVVLSDEKAASKKIAAFSEDGSRWMVAVRMVSEGVDVPRLAVGVYATTTSTPLFFAQAVGRFVRARKRGETASIFLPSVPVLLGHAGQLELERDHVLGRRITDEDDIFAAEDELLAQANASEGASDDQLGVFEAMGSEARFDRVLYDGGEFGHEGEVHVGSEEEMDFLGIPGLLEADQVRDLLRHRQSERARRTASAGRAAASAAASGVADHAPRQVATHEQLATMRRELNGLVAAWFHRTGQPHGITHAALRKQCGGPPAAAATATELEARIEKIREWATKG; translated from the coding sequence TTGACCGAGGCTCACCCCCCGGCGCAGATCGACCTGTCGCCGGCGTACCCCGGCCGCGCGGCCTGGGGCACCGCCGGCAGCCTGCGCGCGTGGCAGACCGCAGCGCTGGCGTCGTACGCCGAGCGCAACCCGCGCGACTTCCTGGCGGTCGCCACCCCGGGGGCCGGCAAGACCACCTTCGCGCTGACGGTCGCCAACGAGCTGCTGCAGCGGCGGGTCGTGGAGCGGGTCACCGTGGTCGCCCCGACCGAGCACCTCAAGACCCAGTGGGCCGAGGCGGCGGCCAAGGTGGGCATGGCCCTCGACCCGGAGTACGGCGGCAAGAAGGGCCGCACCAGCGCCGACTTCGTCGGGGTCGCGCTTACCTACGCCGGTGTCGCCGCCAACCCCCTCGCCCACCGGATCCGGACCGAGCGGTTCAACACCCTGGTCATCCTCGACGAGGTGCACCACGCCGGCGACGCGCGTGCGTGGGGCGAGGCGGTACGCGAGGCCTTCGAGCCGGCGCGACGCCGGCTCGCGCTGACCGGGACGCCGTTCCGCTCCGACGTCAACCCGATCCCGTTCGTCACCTACGCGCCCGGCGAGGACGGCGTGCCGCGCTCGGTGGCCGACTACACCTACGGCTACGCCCACGCGCTGGCCGACCACGTCGTCCGCCCGGTGCTGTTCCTGGCCTACAGCGGCGCGATGCAGTGGCGCACCCGCGCCGGCGACGAGGTGGCCGCCCGGCTCGGCGAGCCGCTCACCAAGGACCTGACCGCCCAGGCGCTGCGCACCGCGCTCGACCCGACGGGGTCGTGGATGCCGTCGGTGCTGCAGGCGGCCGACCGCCGCCTGTCCGAGGTGCGTCGCCACGTCCCCGACGCCGGTGGCCTGGTGATCGCCACCGACCAGACCTCGGCCCGCGCCTACGCCCGGCTGCTCACCGAGATCACCGGCGACAAGCCGACCGTGGTGCTCTCCGACGAGAAGGCCGCCTCGAAGAAGATCGCCGCGTTCTCCGAGGACGGCTCGCGCTGGATGGTCGCCGTGCGGATGGTCTCCGAGGGCGTCGACGTGCCGCGGCTCGCGGTCGGCGTCTACGCCACGACGACCTCGACCCCGCTGTTCTTCGCCCAGGCGGTGGGGCGCTTCGTGCGCGCCCGCAAGCGCGGCGAGACCGCGTCGATCTTCCTGCCCTCGGTGCCGGTGCTGCTCGGCCACGCCGGCCAGCTCGAGCTCGAGCGCGACCACGTGCTGGGCCGCCGGATCACCGACGAGGACGACATCTTCGCCGCCGAGGACGAGCTGCTCGCCCAGGCCAACGCGAGCGAGGGCGCGAGCGACGACCAGCTCGGCGTCTTCGAGGCGATGGGTTCCGAGGCCCGGTTCGACCGGGTGCTCTACGACGGCGGCGAGTTCGGCCACGAGGGCGAGGTGCACGTCGGGTCGGAGGAGGAGATGGACTTCCTCGGCATCCCCGGCCTGCTCGAGGCCGACCAGGTGCGCGACCTGCTCCGCCACCGCCAGAGCGAGCGCGCGCGGCGTACGGCCTCGGCGGGACGGGCCGCCGCCTCCGCCGCGGCCTCGGGCGTCGCGGACCACGCCCCGCGCCAGGTCGCCACCCACGAGCAGCTCGCCACGATGCGCCGCGAGCTCAACGGCCTCGTCGCCGCGTGGTTCCACCGCACCGGCCAGCCCCACGGCATCACCCACGCCGCCCTGCGCAAGCAGTGCGGCGGCCCTCCCGCCGCCGCCGCCACCGCCACCGAGCTCGAGGCCCGGATCGAGAAGATCCGGGAGTGGGCGACGAAGGGGTAG
- a CDS encoding zinc-ribbon domain-containing protein gives MFLLFGFGTKQRHLGPGDSRACPRCHNTTRWARMRQYRQFTLFFVPVARWKRQELEVCGICGTSVVV, from the coding sequence GTGTTCCTCCTCTTCGGCTTCGGCACCAAGCAGCGCCACCTCGGCCCGGGCGACTCCCGCGCCTGCCCGCGCTGCCACAACACGACACGGTGGGCGCGGATGCGGCAGTACCGCCAGTTCACCCTCTTCTTCGTCCCCGTCGCCCGGTGGAAGCGGCAGGAGCTCGAGGTGTGCGGCATCTGCGGCACCTCGGTCGTCGTCTGA
- a CDS encoding zinc metalloprotease → MRPRRTLALVAAAALGLTTPTLPLAAHASATTDLSAVSGAGASAVSVVPCLTGAALRDQDVPVWRRGQLEDTPTITETDLRAVVPSETTRRSMRAEVEPVLPSRVTVPVYVHVIKGTHPRERNPFGPKRVAQALRILNNAFAGGQGAQNAPTRYTFELERTDYTKRDGWYHAYNNGPRDDRMKRALHRGGADALNLYLNRGGEDGLPVLGWARFPWRAAGTELDHVSINVDAMPGGLARGYNSGDTLVHEVGHWMGLFHTFQGGCEGSGDLVVDTAAEAQPEFDCTEGRDTCPDDPGLDPIHNFMDYSLDACMTEFTAGQVRRMDTAFAQYRSGRS, encoded by the coding sequence GTGAGGCCCCGCCGCACGCTGGCCCTCGTGGCCGCGGCGGCGCTGGGGCTCACCACCCCCACGCTGCCCCTGGCTGCCCACGCCTCCGCGACCACCGACCTGAGCGCCGTCTCCGGCGCCGGGGCCTCGGCCGTCTCGGTCGTGCCCTGCCTCACCGGTGCCGCGCTGCGCGACCAGGACGTCCCGGTCTGGCGCCGTGGCCAGCTCGAGGACACCCCCACCATCACCGAGACCGACCTCCGGGCCGTCGTGCCGTCGGAGACCACCCGTCGTTCGATGCGGGCCGAGGTCGAGCCGGTGCTGCCGTCGCGCGTGACCGTCCCGGTCTACGTCCACGTCATCAAGGGCACCCACCCCCGCGAGCGCAACCCGTTCGGGCCCAAGCGCGTGGCCCAGGCGCTGCGCATCCTCAACAACGCCTTCGCCGGTGGGCAGGGTGCGCAGAACGCCCCCACGCGCTACACCTTCGAGCTCGAGCGCACCGACTACACCAAGCGCGACGGCTGGTACCACGCCTACAACAACGGCCCCCGCGACGACCGGATGAAGCGTGCCCTGCACCGCGGCGGCGCCGACGCCCTCAACCTCTACCTCAACCGCGGCGGCGAGGACGGCCTGCCGGTGCTCGGGTGGGCCCGGTTCCCGTGGCGCGCGGCCGGCACCGAGCTGGACCACGTCAGCATCAACGTCGACGCGATGCCCGGGGGGCTGGCCCGCGGCTACAACTCCGGCGACACGCTCGTCCACGAGGTCGGTCACTGGATGGGCCTGTTCCACACCTTCCAGGGCGGCTGCGAGGGCAGCGGCGACCTCGTCGTGGACACCGCGGCCGAGGCCCAGCCGGAGTTCGACTGCACCGAGGGTCGCGACACCTGTCCCGACGATCCGGGCCTCGACCCGATCCACAACTTCATGGACTACTCGCTGGACGCCTGCATGACCGAGTTCACGGCCGGCCAGGTGCGCCGCATGGACACCGCCTTCGCGCAGTACCGGTCCGGGCGCTCTTGA
- a CDS encoding SPFH domain-containing protein, with protein sequence MSLLTLTVHVGESLVVQRAGRASTALGPGRHPRPWRGRVRRVELREQLTRVPTQEVPTADGVAVKVSAVLRWRVVDPVRHVEAAVEPVEVVYLAVQVALREVLAALPLDEVAARVRTVAAEPLLAAARRAGATTGVEVLEVVVKDVVLPAEVRSAYAEVVTGRQRAVVQLEAARAETAALRSLANGAKLLDEHPALARLRIVQALPPGSTVRLGEE encoded by the coding sequence ATGTCCCTGCTCACCCTGACCGTCCACGTCGGCGAGTCCCTCGTCGTGCAGCGCGCCGGACGCGCGAGCACCGCCCTGGGCCCCGGGCGCCACCCGCGCCCGTGGCGGGGCCGGGTGCGCCGCGTCGAGCTGCGCGAGCAGCTCACCCGGGTGCCGACCCAGGAGGTGCCGACCGCCGACGGCGTGGCCGTGAAGGTCTCGGCGGTGCTGCGCTGGCGCGTCGTGGACCCCGTGCGCCACGTCGAGGCCGCCGTGGAGCCGGTCGAGGTCGTCTACCTCGCCGTGCAGGTCGCGCTGCGGGAGGTCCTCGCCGCGCTGCCGCTCGACGAGGTCGCCGCGCGGGTGCGCACCGTCGCGGCCGAGCCGCTCCTCGCCGCCGCACGGCGTGCGGGTGCCACGACCGGTGTCGAGGTGCTCGAGGTGGTGGTCAAGGACGTCGTGCTGCCGGCCGAGGTGCGGTCGGCGTACGCCGAGGTCGTGACCGGGCGGCAGCGTGCGGTCGTCCAGCTCGAGGCGGCCCGGGCCGAGACCGCGGCGCTCCGGTCGCTCGCCAACGGCGCCAAGCTGCTCGACGAGCACCCCGCGCTCGCGCGGCTGCGGATCGTGCAGGCGCTGCCGCCCGGCTCCACGGTCCGGTTGGGCGAGGAGTAG
- a CDS encoding PadR family transcriptional regulator, with amino-acid sequence MSTAHVLLGVLAGGPAHGYDLKREHDARLPGAKPLAYGQVYATLARLERDGQVQVAATEGGSGPERTVYAISEVGEEALLDWLATPEQPGPYAAEELVRKTVTALRLHRDARPFLAAQRALHLERMRALVAEQRAAPDVEARIALDHTIVHLDADLRWLDDAAARVADEGNALR; translated from the coding sequence ATGTCCACCGCCCACGTGCTGCTCGGGGTCCTCGCCGGAGGTCCCGCGCACGGCTACGACCTCAAGCGCGAGCACGATGCCCGGCTGCCCGGCGCCAAGCCGTTGGCCTATGGCCAGGTCTACGCGACGCTGGCGAGGCTCGAGCGCGACGGACAGGTCCAGGTCGCCGCCACCGAGGGCGGGAGCGGTCCCGAACGCACCGTCTACGCCATCTCCGAGGTCGGCGAGGAGGCGCTGCTCGACTGGCTCGCCACCCCCGAGCAGCCCGGCCCGTACGCCGCGGAGGAGCTGGTGCGCAAGACCGTCACCGCGCTGCGCCTGCATCGGGACGCCCGACCGTTCCTGGCCGCCCAGCGCGCGCTGCACCTCGAGCGCATGCGGGCCCTGGTCGCCGAGCAGCGCGCGGCGCCCGACGTCGAGGCGCGGATCGCGCTCGACCACACCATCGTCCACCTCGACGCCGACCTGAGGTGGCTGGACGACGCGGCCGCACGGGTCGCCGACGAGGGGAACGCACTGCGATGA
- a CDS encoding DUF3039 domain-containing protein has protein sequence MSSPQTPGFGTGVLEDTRVEERTVPTDSGDHERFSHYVPKAKLMDAMVNGTPVIALCGKVWIPSRDPKKYPVCPSCKEIWETMRGGQEGDE, from the coding sequence GTGAGCAGCCCACAGACACCCGGTTTCGGGACCGGCGTCCTGGAGGACACGCGCGTCGAGGAACGCACCGTGCCCACCGACTCCGGTGACCACGAGCGGTTCTCCCACTACGTGCCCAAGGCCAAGCTGATGGACGCCATGGTCAACGGCACCCCCGTCATCGCGCTCTGCGGCAAGGTGTGGATCCCCAGCCGCGACCCGAAGAAGTACCCCGTGTGCCCGTCGTGCAAGGAGATCTGGGAGACCATGCGCGGCGGCCAGGAGGGCGACGAGTGA